From the Octadecabacter antarcticus 307 genome, one window contains:
- a CDS encoding undecaprenyl-diphosphate phosphatase: MPFLTLLLAALIQGITEFLPVSSSGHLILLPQLTGMADQGQVIDVAVHIGTLFAVIIYFWKDASAALLGLPRVLRGKIDTAGAFLALSLIIATIPVIIFGLILKLSGLDDMMRNITVVGWTMLIFGIVLYWADQTGKTERVAGHWTLRHAITMGLWQAISLIPGTSRSGITITAARRLGYTREDSAKLSMLMSIPTIIASGVLLGAEAAMNADVQAAKDGAIAATLAFLAALVALSLMMRLLRSVNFTPYVIYRVILGLVLLGIAYT; encoded by the coding sequence ATGCCCTTCCTAACCCTCCTGCTTGCCGCCCTCATCCAAGGAATCACTGAATTCCTGCCAGTGTCTTCATCTGGACACCTGATTTTATTGCCGCAACTCACGGGCATGGCCGATCAAGGGCAGGTCATCGACGTCGCAGTTCACATCGGCACCTTGTTCGCGGTAATCATATATTTCTGGAAAGATGCCAGCGCCGCTTTGCTCGGCCTGCCCCGCGTCTTGCGCGGCAAAATCGACACTGCGGGTGCGTTTCTGGCACTCAGCCTGATCATCGCAACGATTCCGGTGATCATATTCGGCCTGATCCTGAAACTATCAGGTCTTGATGACATGATGCGCAACATCACGGTCGTCGGCTGGACCATGCTGATCTTCGGAATTGTGCTATACTGGGCTGATCAAACTGGCAAAACCGAACGCGTGGCTGGTCACTGGACACTGCGTCACGCCATCACCATGGGCCTGTGGCAGGCGATATCCCTGATCCCCGGCACATCGCGATCCGGCATCACAATCACCGCAGCACGGCGGCTGGGCTACACACGCGAAGACAGCGCAAAGCTATCTATGTTGATGTCGATCCCGACCATCATCGCATCAGGTGTTTTACTGGGGGCAGAGGCTGCAATGAACGCCGATGTTCAAGCGGCAAAAGATGGCGCAATTGCTGCCACGCTCGCGTTTCTCGCTGCCCTCGTCGCGCTGTCACTGATGATGCGATTACTACGATCCGTAAACTTCACACCCTACGTGATCTACCGCGTGATCCTTGGCCTCGTGCTGCTTGGTATTGCC
- a CDS encoding NAD(P)-dependent oxidoreductase yields the protein MADQKMLKFTNVERDMPEKRPPNLRKEDFGEIYGEYATAKAAEQASRCSQCGVPYCQSHCPLHNNIPDWLRLTAEGRLEEAYELAQATNTFPEICGRICPQDRLCEGNCVIETAGHGTVTIGSVEKYITDTAFEKGWVKPIRPHTERVESVGIIGAGPGGLAAADMLRRQGVQVTVYDRYDRGGGLMTYGIPGFKLEKDIVMQRMAQLEDGGVEFVLNCDVGDDLSFDAIRGKHEAVLIATGVYKTRALQAPGAGAEGIVRAIDYLTASNRKSFGDDVEEFDNGELNAKGKKVVVIGGGDTAMDCVRTAIRQDAISVKCLYRRDEANMPGSMREVQNAKEEGIEFVWLSAPKGFVSSERDTGTADQVNGVMVQKMRLGAPDATGRQMPELIEGSDYIEDADLVVQALGFEPEDIPTLWGVPELEVTRWGTIKAEFTSGQTSLEGVFAAGDIVRGASLVVWAIKDGRDAAEAILEYVNQGALMAAE from the coding sequence GTGGCTGATCAAAAGATGTTGAAGTTTACGAACGTAGAGCGGGACATGCCGGAAAAGCGTCCGCCCAATCTACGTAAAGAAGATTTCGGAGAGATTTACGGGGAGTACGCCACGGCCAAGGCCGCCGAGCAGGCGAGCCGTTGTAGCCAATGCGGTGTGCCCTATTGCCAGTCCCATTGCCCATTGCACAACAACATCCCCGACTGGCTGCGTTTGACCGCAGAAGGCCGGTTGGAAGAAGCCTATGAGTTGGCACAAGCGACCAACACGTTCCCCGAGATTTGTGGTCGCATCTGCCCGCAGGATCGCCTGTGCGAAGGCAACTGTGTGATCGAAACGGCCGGACACGGCACGGTCACTATCGGGTCAGTTGAAAAGTACATCACTGACACAGCGTTTGAGAAAGGCTGGGTCAAACCGATCCGCCCGCATACCGAACGTGTTGAGAGTGTTGGCATTATCGGGGCTGGTCCTGGAGGCCTTGCGGCGGCGGATATGCTGCGCCGTCAGGGTGTGCAGGTCACAGTCTATGATCGTTATGATCGCGGCGGCGGTTTGATGACCTACGGCATCCCCGGGTTCAAGTTGGAAAAAGACATTGTCATGCAGCGCATGGCGCAACTGGAAGACGGCGGCGTAGAGTTTGTGTTAAACTGCGACGTCGGTGATGACCTGAGTTTTGATGCCATTCGCGGCAAGCACGAAGCGGTGCTTATCGCTACTGGCGTCTATAAAACAAGGGCTTTGCAGGCGCCGGGTGCGGGTGCAGAAGGCATTGTGCGGGCGATTGATTATCTGACTGCCAGCAACCGCAAATCATTTGGGGATGATGTCGAAGAGTTCGACAACGGAGAGCTGAACGCCAAGGGCAAAAAGGTCGTCGTGATTGGTGGTGGTGATACGGCAATGGACTGTGTGCGCACTGCGATCCGTCAGGATGCGATATCTGTGAAGTGCCTGTATCGCCGCGACGAGGCGAATATGCCGGGGTCGATGCGCGAAGTTCAGAACGCCAAAGAAGAAGGCATTGAGTTTGTCTGGCTGAGCGCGCCAAAGGGCTTCGTTTCTAGTGAGCGGGACACTGGCACGGCAGACCAAGTGAACGGTGTCATGGTGCAGAAAATGCGCCTCGGTGCGCCGGATGCGACAGGACGCCAGATGCCAGAGTTGATTGAAGGCAGCGATTACATTGAAGACGCCGATTTGGTGGTTCAGGCGCTGGGCTTTGAACCCGAGGACATCCCGACGCTTTGGGGTGTGCCTGAATTGGAAGTGACCCGTTGGGGCACAATCAAGGCGGAATTCACCAGCGGCCAAACCAGCCTTGAGGGTGTGTTCGCCGCAGGCGACATTGTGCGCGGTGCGTCACTGGTGGTTTGGGCCATCAAAGACGGGCGCGATGCGGCTGAGGCGATTTTGGAATACGTAAATCAGGGCGCTTTGATGGCGGCTGAGTAG
- the gltB gene encoding glutamate synthase large subunit gives MTKYDEAWVAAETAKRDFMAENGLYSHDDEKANCGVGLVVSIDGKSSRAVVENGIAALKAIWHRGAVDADGKTGDGAGIHVQIPMAFFYDQVERTGHTPRKDEMLAVGQIFLPRSNFGAQETCRTIVESEVLRMGYYIYGWRHVPVEIACLGEKANATRPEIEQILISNSKGVDEETFERELYVIRRRIEKAAIAAGVRELYLASLSCRSIIYKGMMLAEQVAEFYPDLMDERFESAFAIYHQRYSTNTFPQWWLAQPFRMLAHNGEINTLKGNLNWMKSHEIRMASSTFGDMAEDIKPIVASGSSDSAALDAVFEMLVRAGRSAPMAKTMLVPESWSKQATELPQAWRDMYSYCNSVMEPWDGPAALAMTDGRWVCAGLDRNGLRPMRYVVTGDGLLIAGSEAGMVPIDEANVVEKGALGPGQMIGVHMGQGALFHDEELKNKMSAALPFGDWVAKINELDDDLAAVTEAPIYSGSELRKRQIAAGYTIEELESILAPMAEDGKEALASMGDDTPSAVLSEKYRPLSHFFRQNFSQVTNPPIDSLREFRVMSLKTRFGNLKNVLDEDSSQTEILVLDSPFVGNAQWDVLQTLFNASCVEIDCTFAGGSEAGDLNKNLARIRAEAEDAVRSGAGHLTLTDQHQGEGRVPMPMILATSAVHSWLTRKGLRTFTSLNVRSAECIDPHYFAVLIGCGATVVNAYLAEDSLDDRIERGLLDCTLTEAIIRYRTAIDQGLLKIMAKMGISVISSYRGGLNFEAVGLSRAMVAEYFPGMQSRISGIGVTGIQRKAEQVHKAGWLGGIDVLPIGGFYKARRSGEKHAWEAGTMHLLQQACNRASYELWKQYSTAMQSNPPIHLRDLLAVKPMGKKVPIDEVESITSIRKRFVTPGMSLGALSPEAHKTLNVAMNRIGAKSDSGEGGEDPAHFVPEANGDNPSAKIKQVASGRFGVTAEYLNQCEELEIKVAQGAKPGEGGQLPGMKVTELIARLRHSTPGVTLISPPPHHDIYSIEDLAQLIYDLKQINPRAKVTVKLVASSGVGTIAAGVAKAKADVILISGHNGGTGASPASSIKYAGLPWEMGLTEAHQVLAMNNLRERVTLRTDGGLRTGRDIVMAAMLGAEEYGVGTAALIAMGCIMVRQCQSNTCPVGVCTQDEALRDKFTGNADKVVNLITFYATEVREILAEIGARSMDEIIGRADLLAQVSRGSAHLDDLDLNPLLITVDGAKEIVYDRNKPRNPVPDTLDAQIVKDAARFLNDGEKMQLEYAVQNTLRSIGTRTSSHIVQNFGMRNSLQPDHLTVKLKGSAGQSLGAFAAPGLKLEVSGDANDYVGKGLSGGIIVVRPPMNSPLIASENTIIGNTVLYGATDGYLFAAGRAGERFAVRNSGAKVVVEGCGSNGCEYTTGGVAVILGPIGANFGAGMTGGMAYLYDPERLTTPLINMETLVTCGVTVDHWEHQLKGLVERHLAETDSRKAADILQHWELERAHFVQVCPKEMLVHLVAPLTHEPVAMPAE, from the coding sequence ATGACCAAGTATGATGAAGCATGGGTTGCTGCCGAAACTGCAAAGCGCGACTTTATGGCCGAGAATGGCCTGTATTCGCACGACGATGAGAAGGCCAATTGCGGTGTAGGTCTCGTCGTGTCGATTGACGGAAAGTCGTCGCGCGCAGTGGTCGAAAATGGCATTGCGGCGCTCAAGGCGATCTGGCACCGCGGTGCTGTGGATGCCGATGGCAAGACAGGCGACGGCGCGGGTATCCACGTGCAGATCCCGATGGCGTTTTTCTATGATCAGGTTGAACGCACGGGGCATACGCCACGCAAGGACGAAATGCTCGCGGTTGGGCAGATATTCTTGCCGCGTTCGAATTTCGGGGCGCAGGAAACCTGTCGTACCATTGTCGAATCCGAAGTTTTGCGCATGGGGTATTATATCTATGGCTGGCGTCATGTGCCGGTTGAGATCGCGTGCCTTGGTGAAAAGGCCAATGCGACACGCCCCGAGATTGAACAGATTTTGATTTCGAATTCCAAGGGTGTGGATGAGGAAACGTTCGAGCGTGAATTATATGTGATCCGTCGCCGGATCGAAAAAGCGGCGATCGCTGCGGGCGTGCGGGAACTATACCTCGCGTCGTTGTCGTGCCGATCCATCATCTACAAAGGCATGATGCTGGCCGAACAAGTGGCTGAGTTTTACCCCGACCTGATGGATGAGCGGTTCGAGAGCGCGTTTGCGATTTATCACCAGCGCTATTCAACCAACACATTCCCGCAGTGGTGGCTCGCGCAGCCGTTCCGCATGTTGGCCCACAACGGTGAGATCAACACGTTGAAGGGCAATTTGAACTGGATGAAGTCGCACGAGATTCGCATGGCGTCGAGTACGTTTGGTGACATGGCAGAAGATATTAAACCGATCGTCGCAAGCGGGTCGTCGGATTCCGCCGCGCTTGATGCGGTGTTTGAGATGTTGGTGCGTGCAGGTCGGTCTGCGCCGATGGCCAAGACGATGTTGGTGCCAGAAAGCTGGTCCAAACAGGCGACGGAACTGCCGCAGGCGTGGCGCGATATGTATTCGTATTGCAATTCGGTGATGGAACCTTGGGATGGCCCTGCGGCGCTTGCGATGACGGATGGTCGTTGGGTTTGTGCGGGCCTTGATCGTAACGGTCTGCGCCCGATGCGTTATGTCGTGACGGGGGATGGTCTGCTGATTGCAGGATCTGAGGCCGGAATGGTGCCGATTGATGAGGCAAATGTCGTCGAAAAAGGCGCGCTTGGGCCGGGTCAGATGATCGGTGTGCACATGGGTCAGGGCGCGTTATTTCATGACGAGGAATTGAAGAATAAGATGTCGGCTGCCCTGCCGTTTGGCGATTGGGTCGCCAAGATCAACGAGTTGGATGATGATTTGGCTGCTGTGACCGAGGCGCCGATTTATTCCGGTAGTGAATTGCGCAAACGCCAGATTGCGGCTGGATATACGATTGAGGAGCTGGAAAGTATTCTGGCGCCAATGGCCGAGGACGGCAAAGAAGCATTGGCATCGATGGGGGATGACACTCCGTCCGCAGTCTTGTCCGAAAAGTACCGTCCGCTGAGCCACTTCTTTCGGCAAAACTTTAGCCAAGTCACCAACCCGCCAATCGACAGCTTACGCGAATTTCGCGTGATGAGCCTGAAGACGCGTTTCGGAAACTTGAAGAATGTGCTGGATGAGGACAGCAGCCAGACGGAGATCCTTGTTCTGGATTCGCCGTTTGTGGGCAATGCCCAGTGGGATGTGTTGCAAACCTTGTTCAATGCATCCTGTGTCGAGATTGACTGTACGTTTGCCGGTGGTTCTGAAGCTGGCGATCTGAACAAGAACCTCGCGCGGATTCGCGCAGAGGCAGAGGACGCTGTGCGATCAGGTGCAGGGCATTTGACGCTGACGGATCAACATCAAGGTGAGGGCCGCGTGCCAATGCCGATGATCTTGGCGACATCGGCGGTTCATTCTTGGCTGACGCGCAAGGGATTGCGAACGTTTACATCGCTCAACGTGCGGTCGGCGGAATGTATCGACCCGCATTATTTTGCCGTGCTGATCGGTTGTGGCGCAACTGTGGTGAACGCTTATCTGGCCGAGGATTCGCTGGATGACCGGATCGAACGTGGCCTGCTGGATTGCACCCTGACTGAGGCCATCATCCGCTATCGCACGGCGATCGATCAGGGTCTTTTGAAGATCATGGCGAAGATGGGGATTTCGGTGATTTCGTCGTATCGTGGTGGTCTGAATTTTGAAGCGGTCGGGCTGTCGCGCGCTATGGTTGCCGAATATTTCCCCGGCATGCAGAGCCGGATTTCCGGCATTGGTGTGACGGGCATCCAACGCAAGGCTGAACAGGTCCACAAGGCCGGTTGGCTTGGTGGTATCGACGTGTTGCCGATTGGTGGTTTCTACAAGGCGCGGCGGTCCGGTGAAAAGCACGCATGGGAAGCAGGGACGATGCACCTGTTGCAGCAGGCCTGTAATCGCGCGTCGTATGAGTTGTGGAAGCAATATTCTACAGCGATGCAATCAAACCCCCCGATCCATTTGCGTGATTTGTTGGCTGTGAAGCCGATGGGCAAGAAGGTTCCGATTGACGAGGTTGAAAGCATCACGTCGATCCGCAAGCGGTTCGTGACACCGGGCATGTCGTTGGGCGCGTTGTCACCAGAGGCGCATAAGACGTTGAACGTTGCGATGAACCGGATTGGCGCAAAGTCGGATTCGGGCGAAGGTGGCGAAGATCCGGCGCATTTTGTGCCCGAGGCGAATGGCGATAACCCAAGCGCCAAAATCAAGCAGGTTGCGTCGGGACGGTTTGGCGTGACGGCAGAATATCTGAACCAGTGCGAGGAGCTTGAGATTAAGGTCGCGCAGGGTGCCAAGCCCGGTGAAGGCGGGCAGTTGCCCGGTATGAAAGTCACAGAGCTGATCGCGCGTTTGCGCCATTCCACGCCCGGTGTGACGCTGATTTCACCGCCGCCGCACCATGACATTTATTCAATCGAAGATTTGGCCCAGCTGATTTACGATCTTAAGCAGATCAACCCGCGCGCAAAGGTGACGGTCAAGCTGGTGGCGTCCAGCGGGGTCGGCACGATTGCGGCTGGTGTGGCCAAGGCCAAGGCCGATGTGATCCTGATTTCGGGGCACAATGGTGGCACCGGAGCGTCACCTGCGTCGTCGATCAAATACGCAGGTTTGCCATGGGAAATGGGTCTGACCGAGGCGCATCAGGTGTTGGCGATGAACAACCTGCGTGAACGCGTGACGTTGCGCACCGACGGTGGTTTGCGCACCGGGCGTGATATTGTCATGGCGGCGATGCTCGGGGCTGAGGAATATGGCGTTGGCACTGCTGCGCTGATTGCTATGGGCTGTATTATGGTGCGCCAATGCCAGTCTAACACCTGCCCCGTCGGTGTGTGTACGCAGGACGAAGCGTTGCGCGATAAGTTTACAGGCAATGCCGATAAGGTCGTGAACCTGATTACATTCTACGCCACTGAAGTGCGTGAAATCCTCGCTGAGATTGGCGCACGGTCGATGGACGAGATTATCGGGCGGGCGGATTTGTTGGCGCAGGTGTCGCGTGGGTCGGCGCATCTAGATGACCTCGATCTTAATCCGCTGTTGATCACGGTCGATGGCGCAAAAGAGATTGTGTATGACCGTAACAAGCCGCGCAATCCGGTGCCTGACACGTTGGACGCGCAGATCGTCAAGGATGCAGCGCGTTTCCTCAATGACGGCGAAAAGATGCAGCTGGAATACGCAGTGCAGAACACGTTGCGATCCATCGGCACGCGCACGAGCAGCCACATTGTGCAGAACTTCGGGATGCGCAATTCGCTGCAGCCGGACCATTTGACGGTGAAGCTAAAGGGGTCGGCGGGGCAGTCTTTGGGGGCTTTTGCAGCGCCTGGATTGAAGTTGGAGGTGTCGGGTGATGCCAATGATTACGTCGGCAAGGGTCTGTCGGGAGGCATTATTGTTGTGCGTCCACCGATGAATTCACCACTGATTGCGAGTGAGAATACGATCATCGGCAACACGGTTCTGTACGGTGCGACGGACGGGTATCTGTTTGCCGCCGGTCGGGCTGGTGAACGGTTCGCTGTTCGGAATTCCGGTGCGAAGGTGGTGGTTGAAGGCTGTGGATCAAACGGGTGTGAATACACCACGGGCGGTGTTGCGGTGATCCTTGGGCCGATTGGCGCGAACTTTGGTGCGGGTATGACAGGCGGGATGGCGTATTTATACGACCCCGAACGCTTGACCACACCGTTGATCAATATGGAAACGCTGGTGACGTGTGGCGTGACTGTGGATCACTGGGAACATCAGCTAAAAGGTCTGGTTGAGCGCCACCTTGCTGAGACGGATAGCCGTAAGGCCGCTGATATCTTGCAGCATTGGGAACTTGAGCGCGCACATTTCGTGCAGGTTTGCCCCAAAGAAATGTTGGTGCATCTGGTGGCGCCACTGACCCATGAACCGGTCGCAATGCCGGCTGAATAA